The Pseudobacteroides sp. DNA segment CTGGGTTATAGAATCTGGCACGCAAATAATATTGCCCTGTAACCTGATCATACTGCTCTCCAGCATACCTGAACCTATTCTGCACCTTCTCAACAGCTTCAACTGTATTGCCAAATGCATCATACTGATACCGATTGACTACACTTCCGGCTGCATCAACTAATGCACTAACGTCACCGTGGCCCTAATTAGGTAATATTAACTCTGTGATTGTGCTAACTATTAAAGCTCAAGTATTCTATTTTGTCATAAATCCAAATTTAATATCGATTCTCATTTTCTCACCATCGATATTCTTAATATCCTTACTCAAAAGTACCATAATGCTGTTACTCGTTCCATACCCATTTCCTTTTATTTTAAAGTCTATTATTAATGTCCTTGTTTCCTTAATATAATTAAAATTGAAAAGATCAGATATTCTGCTGCTGTGTTTTCCTTCTTCTATTATAATAGTGTTTTGGTTTAGGGATTTTTCATCAATATCATATTTAAACCTTATGCTTATGCTGCTCGAGTAAGCTACGCCTGTTGCATTATCTGATGGCATTGTTGATTCAATCCAACTTTTTTCATCATCTATTTTCTTTGCGTTTAATATTCTGCTTTCTAGCTGCTCAAAGTCATTATCTGAAGCTGTATTTTCGGGTGCTGCTAATATCGGAGTTGTCTTAATCTTAGCAGAATTACCAGCTTGTTCACTACATGATACAAACGAAGTAACAATGCAGAATAAAACAATGATTTGATAAATTCTATTAAGTCTCATATACTCACCACTATTTCATTTAAATATGTATGACAGCATATATAAAAGCCCTGTAAAAACAAGGCCCATATATATACTATCATGCATTTTCTGTTTTGGAAACTGTTGGTTTTATGTACTCCCTTTGATGAATCATCATTGAATAGATAACCTTTGCAATCTGCCTCATTACTGCAATTAAAGCCTGCCGTTTTGTCTTTCCTTCTGATATCTTCTTATTATAATACTCCAGAAAAGTATCATTT contains these protein-coding regions:
- a CDS encoding Ig-like domain-containing protein, whose translation is MRLNRIYQIIVLFCIVTSFVSCSEQAGNSAKIKTTPILAAPENTASDNDFEQLESRILNAKKIDDEKSWIESTMPSDNATGVAYSSSISIRFKYDIDEKSLNQNTIIIEEGKHSSRISDLFNFNYIKETRTLIIDFKIKGNGYGTSNSIMVLLSKDIKNIDGEKMRIDIKFGFMTK